Part of the Passer domesticus isolate bPasDom1 chromosome 8, bPasDom1.hap1, whole genome shotgun sequence genome is shown below.
tcctggtcctcatcctcctcgtccttatcctcctcctgctcctcgtcctcctcatcctcctcatacTCCTCCTCCTattccacctcctcctcctcctcctcctcctccccatcctcctcctcctactcctcctcctcctcctcctcctcctcctcctcctcctcctcttcctcctcctcctccgcctcctcctcctcctcctcatcctcctcctcctcctcctcctcctcctcctcctcctcctcctcctccttctccttgtcctcctcctcctcctcctcctcctcctcctcctcctcctcctcctcctcctcctcctcctcttcctcctcctctgcctcctcttcctccacctcctccgcctcctcctcctcctcctcctcctcatcctcctcctcgtcctcctcctcgtcctcgtccttttcctcctcctcctcctcctcttcctcctcctcctcctgctcctaaTCTTCCTCGTCCGCCTCCTCCTCttcgtcctcgtcctcctcctcctcgtcctcatcctcctcgtcctcgtccaCATCCTCATCCACGTCCCACTCCtactactcctcctcctcctcttcatcatcctcctcGACCTCCTcgtcgtcctcctcctccttgtcctcctccgcATTCTCCTTGTCCTTatcatcctcctcatcatcctcctcctcttcctcctcctcgtcctcctcctcatcctccgcctcatcctcgtcctcctcgtcctcctcgatgtcctcctcctccgcctcgTCCACCCACATTTCCACCcgcttgtcctcctccttgtctTCCTTGTCCTActcgtcctcctccttctcGTCCTCCTtgttctcctcttcctcctcctgcttctcaTCATCttccgcctcctcctcctcctcctcctcctccacctcctcctcctcctccacctcctcctcctcctcctcctcctcctcctcctcctcctcctcctcctcctccttgtcctcctcctcgtcctcctcatcctcctcgtcctcctcctcctcgtcctcctcgtcctccacGTCCTCGTCCTCGTCCTTCGCCTCGTCCTCCATGTCCTCGTTCTCCacgtcctcgtcctcctcctcctcctcctcctgctcctctatgtcctcctcctcgtcctcctcctcgtccttctcatcctcctcatccttatCCTCcacctcctcgtcctcctcgtcctcgttgtcctcctcctcctcctcctcctcctcctcctcctcctcctcctcctcctcctcctcctcctgctcctaaTCTTCCTCGTCCGCCTCCTCCACTTCGTCctcgtcctcatcctcctcctcctcatcctccttgtCCTCGTCCACATCCTCATCCTCGTCCCACTCCtactactcctcctcctcctcttcatcatcctcctcatcctcctcttcctcctcctcgtcctcctcctcatcctcctcctcatcctcgtcctcctcatcctcctcgatgtcctcctcctccgcctcgTCCACCCACATTTCCACCcgcttgtcctcctccttgtcctccttgtCCTActcgtcctcctccttctcGTCCTCCTTGatgtcctcctcctccgcctcgTCCACCCACATTTCCACCtgcttgtcctcctccttgtcctccttgtCCTActcgtcctcctccttctcGTCCTCCTtgttctcctcttcctcctcctgcttctcaTCATCttccgcctcctcctcctcctcctcctcctccacctcctcctcctcctccacctcctcctcctcctcctcctcctcctcctcctcctcctcctcctcctcctcctcctcctcctcctcctcctcctcctcctccacgtcctcatcctcctcctcctccttgtcctcctcctcgtcctcctaatcctccccctcttcctcctcctcatcctcctcgtccacgtcctcctcatcctcctcctcctcctccaaatcttcctcctcctcctccttttcctcctccttctcctggtcctcatcctcctcgtccttatcctcctcctgctcctcgtcctcctcatcctcctcatacTCCTCCTCCTattccacctcctcctcctcctcctcctcctccccatcctcctcctcctactcctcctcctcctcctcctcctcctcctcctcctcctcctcctcctcctcctcctactcctcctcctcctcatcgtcctcctcctcctcgtcctcctcgatgtcctcctcctccgcctcgtctttctgcttctcctcgtcctcgtcctcctcatcctcctcctggTCGTCgtcgtcctcctcctcc
Proteins encoded:
- the LOC135306068 gene encoding cilia- and flagella-associated protein 251-like; protein product: EDEEEEDKEEEEEDEEDEDEDEEEEVDEEDEVDEEQEEEEEEEEEAEEEEEEEEEEEEEKEEEKEEEEEDLEEEEEDEDEEDEEVEDKHAEDEEDEEEEKEGEEEEEDEEDEEQEEDKDEEDEDQEKEEEKEEEEEDLEEEEEDEEDEEDEDVEEEEEEEEEEEEEEEEEEEEEEEEEEEVEEEEEVEEEEEEEEAEDDEKQEEEEENKEDEKEEDE